The genomic interval cgaaattgcaacaagtggttctgtgaaaagtgaatttaatcagaagctactgccagatttctggattgggctgtgctcagagtatcctgcttggcaaatcgtgctgttaagacactgatgccctttgcaaccatgtgcctatgtgagagtggattctctgtgctctggtcctataagagctctttgtcgcttcccacgagccaggttgtgacaaactcacactcattcttatgtttaattaatgtatcgtatagtgtgtgtgtgacaggcttacaatgatggcaaaaaaacaacatttgagagtgcgctgaccccggtgctagagggggtacagctggaggttaaatgtttgaaggggtacgggactataacaaGTTTAGGAAACACTGTTCTAGTACATTGTGATGTAATGGCATGGGTAAGAAATGACCGATTCAACCCTTCGAGGCACTAGTCATTACTGTTCAAAACTGAGTGTAGAAACACTCAAGTTACAAAAGTTACAGCTGGAGTGGGCTGGAAGGGTCTTCAACCTCTTGACAAGATCACTAGATGTTGTAAGGTAACAAATCGGCCTTATTTCAGAAAGCAAAGAACATCCTGCACTTCACTCTCACAAATCCCTTGCACCCATAACAATGAGACACACTTACATTGGATTCCTGACAATGCCATctcacttctgacaccagtgtagTAAATTCAAAGGGTAGCCCAACCAGAACTTGAACCTGGGTCCCTGCGACCATCAGCCCAACACCTTAAGCATTAGATCAAGGGGCTGCAACTTCTGAACACAATGTTTCTAGAATTTGTATGTTAATATAATGCAACCAATAACTTGTCAACAACCTATCAACAACTTCTCACCAAGTTCAACAAGGTCAACGAGTTCCTCAACAATCTGTCAAATAAGTAAAAACAACATTTGTCAGACACTTGGATAAGATTGTGAGATGCCTTGTTCTGAATTACTTGATTGATTGTATCTTTGCATAAGTTTGCTTGACAACTTAAAAATTGAAAGTGTTAATTGAAAGTGACATCACTTACTTTTTTCTGTATTCGTCTCTATCTCTCTTGATTTTAGCCAACACATTGTACAGGGCTCGCAGTTCAGGGGTGACGGTATCGACTTGAACTCCAACATCAACACCATCCGCCTGCATCCATGACACCCCGGGGCTGTGGAGCCTAGTCTCGAGTCGGTCCCCAAACCTCGTGTGGGTAAAGTTCCATATCGTACCTGGTGGGCTTACCCGTGGCTGGTACCCAGCCAGAGACAGGTCCAAAGAGCCCGTTTGGGTTGTTTGTTCACGGCTAAAGTAGGCTCTGTAGCGGGATTGCTCTAATGCTTGCTGTAGTTGATTTTCTAACAACGTGTTTCTACGCTCCAATTCATGAACTTTAGCTAGGAAACATCGAAATCGCAGGTTAAGTGTTTTCAAGGCATGAATATTGGAACCCAAATCGTTCCGTAGAGCACTAGACACCCTAGCACTAGTACCTGACGCTGGCGTTCCAACGGGGACCCCAGCGGCACCCGGAGATTGCGAACCCTCAGCAAGAGCAATCGAATTCATCATTTCGTTTGCGTTAAATGGGCAACACATTAAATAAAAAATCGCCACGGTATTTCGAGGGGCTTAACTGGTCAACTTCAATTAGCCTGCTACTACTAGGCCTACTGTATTTTTCACCCGCGCCCTGCGGTAAAAATAGGCCAGCCCTCCACAATGCGGTCGGCGATGATGTGATTCTTTGAAATGAGCTTATGCGACTACAAATCTCGCAACCATTGCTGTGAACGCCATGTCATTGTGTCATCTTGGACAGTGTAGGAATGTAAACTCGACATAAAGATTAACGCCGTATGTcaccttcttcatgatgctcttgTTGACGGCGAATGCATCTCCACGCAAAACAGTTAAGGACGCTATTTATCCCCAGGCTATGTAGCCTGCGCACCTTCTGAACGCGCACCTTCTCTGTATTGCTGCTGATATGTTAACTAGTTTTTGCAAAGTCATTCGCCTTCATTCATTTCTCCTGCGCCGCCCATCCTTTTGATAGAGTCGTCCCAGTGAGCTGCCGAATACGCCTGAAATCAAGGCTCTGTCCCTATTACTGGTATTATGTTACAGCCAAATGAAAACACCCTACAATGCTACGCCCCACCCGCCCGTCAGCTTACTTGCCTTAATATTCTGAAATAAATGTGTGTTTCTTTTTTAGAAAGATATGTTTAGAACATGCCCATTCAAGCTCATCTAACTTTAGATTTCCTAACGAACCAGAAAATCAATAGTTATTTCTGATTGTTTATCAAAGTTATCTGGTCAACTCATTTATCCtgctatgtaatgtatgtatgtatgtatgtatgtatgtatgtatgtatgtatgtatgtatgtatgtatgtatgtatgtatgtatgtacagtgcgttcggaaagtattcagaccccttccccttttccacattttgttatagccttattctaaaattgtttaaataaaaacatgttcctcatcaatctacccacaatgccccataatgacaaagcgaaacaggttgacattttttcaaatgtatataaaaaaacataagtaccttatttacataagtattcagaccctttgctatgagactcgacatttagctcaggtgcatcctgtttccattgatcatccttgagatgtttctacaacttgattggagtccacctgtggtaaatttaattgattggacatgatttggaaaggcacacaggtgtctatataaggtcccacagttgacagtgcatgtcagaggaaaaaccaagccatgaggtcgaaggaattgtccgtagagcgccgagacaggatcttgtcgaggcacagatctggggaagggtaccaaaacatttatgcagcattgaaggtccccaataacacaatggcctccatcattcttaaatggattgatgaggggaaaaaatatttaatccattttagaaaaaggctgtaatgtaacaaaatgtgggaaaagtaaaagggtttgaatactttccgaatgcattgtataccCATCTGGGGAGATTTGCTGAGCTAATGCTGTAGGCCTACTGGCCATAATAATAACAAGAAACAATAACAGAAGTCAAAATGCATTTTACTCCAGCTACCAATGCATACTACTGTAGACTAGGCCTACGTTTTTCGTGTCATATCACTACTTCTATTTGATTCAAACACACAAATCCAATTGTGGTAATATGAATTTAATTGAAAAGATGTTCCCCTTTTTCCCAGATTCACCAAATATCGCTGAAAGACTAACTGCGGACGAAATTGAATTCGGCACAATGGACTGCACTGCGTTTAGCGGTCATGAAAGTAGGCTGCGATTTCAGCACCTAGCCAGTGGACAGCGCCGCGGTACGGCCAGCTATAAATGAGCTAAGATTGAAGCACCAGAGGTTGATGTGGCTTTCCCATTATTTTAGGGAGGATTTAAAGAAATTGGGTGGTTACGTTTTTTGTACACAAATGAAGCATTATAATTGTATGTTCttcctaacatacacacacacacacaatgtaacaGGACTGTTATCTAGAAAATATTTATTAGCATCATTTTGGTTGTTAAATACCCAATGGCATAGTCAAGATATGGAAGAGACTTAATCAAAGTAGAATAAAGGAAGTTTATGATATGGCTCATATATCCCAAACTGTATTAGTATATCTCCTCAATATCATGCATTGACTGTTCAAAATTGCATCAGTTCAAAAGAAAATCTTCCATTGGTAGAAATTCCAAAAGATGTCCTTTATGGCTCACTCTCCAGTCTCAATGGCCATGTCCTCCATCACTGTGGACTGTATGAGCTGTCTCTATGAGATAAGTCTTTGTAGTGTGTAAACATATAGGCACTTTCTGTATGACTGGCCATTTAGCCTGTGCGCAGTGGGGCAAACTGTAGCATAGGGCCTTGGTGGGCTGTAACAGTGGCTCCACTTTTCTTGCCCTCCTTTCCTTATCTCCTTCCTCCCTTTCCCCAGGAAGGACTATTTATTGCACATAACCTCAAATAAAAACAGCAATTACAAAACCAAGACAACTGGCTAAAAACAGACTAAAATGTGTTAAAAAAAGGATCACCATGTTAGATAATGTCTTGCAGTCCAGTCCCTCTGCTTTGCATTGGTCTGAGTGTCTACGTCAGTGCAGTCACCCCTtggcctcctactcctcctccagaTCTAGACCTCGATGGTCTTGAAGTAGATGCGGGAGTACATGGTGTCTAGATGGCTGTGCAGGGCATGGAAGGAGGGCCGCTTGGAGGCCTCTGGGTTCCAGCACTCCACCATAATGCGATAGATGTTGGGGGGACACCTACTTGGACAGGACAACCTGTAGCCTGTCGACAGGAGCTCCAGCACCTCCTTATTGCTCTTtcctgtgtatgtgtttgtgtgagatcgagagcaaaagagagagagattcagagagagaaagagggagaagaataAATATTATTCAGAGGGATAAATATCAGTCAGAGGGAAATATTCAAAAGCATTTTTACAGATAGAGTTAATAGATTAACTGTAATGAGGGTTGACTTTTTCTCATGATACGTGTTGTATAATGGTAAAAATAAGAATATTGTCTTGAAAACTtttgacacacacaccatcatatgGCATCTTTCCTCGTGACATCATCTCATAGAGCAGCACACCGAAGGACCAGACGTCAGACTTGACAGAGAAACGCTGGTAGAGAGCAGCCTCAGGGGCAGTCCATCTCACTGGGATCTTAGTGCTTCTGCTGGCTGTGTACAcactgtcctacacacacacacacacacacacacacacacacacacacacacacacagagcgagagaggggacaTATCCAACCATTTGTGTATACTAAGAATATTTTCTTATTCCTATGGAAATGTCCCAATTATTTTTTTGCTTTTTAAGCAAGAATCCTTGCTTTATCTGAGAGTGAACAATTTCACATTGACCAGGATAAGTAAGCCCAACATACAGCATATTTTTCTAAAGCTTTAGTTAACCTATAGGTTCTCCCTCTTCATTTCTCCATACATTTCACATTCATGTCACATCCATTCTATCCTTACCTTAATGATCCGTGCCAGTCCAAAGTCAGCCACCTTACAGACCAGGTCATCTCCCACCAGGATGTTCCTGGCCGCCAGGTCCCTATGCACAATGTGTCGGTCCTCCAGGTAGGCcatgccctcacccacctggctGCCCATGTAGATGAGGTGGGCAGAGGACAGCACATGACCCTCCGTCGCTGAGAACAGCATAGTGAGCGCACAGGTTAGGATCTGTCAAGCATGATAAGGTCTGCATAGTTACTCAATTGCTTTAACATATAAGTTTATTagataaaaacatttaaatctcAAACAGATCTTTGTCAGGTGAACTGAGTTGGTGTTATTTAATATGCAAGCCATATATGATTCCTGCTATTACATAATTTTTCAGGCAAGCACCCAATGACCACTTGAGGtttttgaatacttatgttattGGTGAAGCATAATCAtctatgaacacacacactgaatgcaATGTAAAGACTGGGGAACAGAGGGCAGGGTGTGACTGACTCACTGCCCAGGTAGGACTTGAGATTGCCCTTGGTCATGAGCTCAGTGACGATGTACACGGGCTCTCCCCTGGAACACAAGGCCAGCAGCTGGATCAGCTTGGGGTGGTGGAGGTTCTTAAGTGCCTGCACCTCCTTCACAAACTCATCCTGCTTAGTGTCCtctgcagggggagagagagagagagagagaggctgagagactgAGGTCAGTGCTGTCCAGGTGATAAGGAGCTTAGGACTGACCCTATGTAGTATTATAATCTCTTTATGAACAATGTGAGAGCCCTGACCCAAATGGACTGACTCAAAGTTAGAGAGTATGTAATTGTGTGTtttgtgcatgcatgtgttcCTGCTTTTTATAACGTTTTGCCATTGCTGTACCTGCCCATCTGCATTATGTCTTTGAAAATAATTCCCTCATCAATAGTCACTCATCAAATATTTGCCAAAATTCTGCTTGTCGTGTGCTGAATCATGTATTAATATGATAGCAGCGAGAGCAAGCATGCTTACCTTGTTTGAGCATCTTGATGGCCACCTTCTTTTTCTGGTTGATCCACAGGGCCtcccacacctctccaaagtggccCTCCCCCAGCTTCCTTTGAAGTTTAAACTCCTCCCGAGGATGCTCCCAGGGCTCCATGTCAATCAGCTCCCTCTGGGGACACCACAACAACACTGTTACAAGCAGCCTCACACAACTGGACACCACAACACTGTTACAGCAGCACAGAACACAGCTACCGGGTATGGCGAATACCTTCAAATACTTGAGCTGTGCTTAATTTTGTTTTCCCAGTACAATGGAACCAAtgaaatagtcccaaaagtgcaaactacAAGCAAAATTATTACGCATTTGtgtgtcaaataaaatcaaatagtatttgtcacatgcagcgaatacaacaggtgcagactttcccgtgaaatgcttacttacaagcccttaaccaacaatgagttaaaaagtaagaacattagcaaataaaaatagtaaaactATAGATTACAACAATGAGGCTTTATAGAAGGACTACCTGTgtggagtcaatgtgcaggggtacgaggtagttgaggtaataggtaatatgtacatgtaggtagaggtaaaagtGGCTAGgtaatcaggatagataataaacagagtagcatcaGCGTATGTGGAGAGTgcataagtgtgtgtatgtggcgtCAAtattgtgacgaccctcccactctgtctgccgaattctttttcgttgctcttgttttccttaataggatgtcggtgggcggagccgggagggtcgtcagcgaaatgggacacctgggctcgggtgtgtcccaggataaatgcacctcttccccattcattgggAAGacactctccatgcagacactgtTAGATTTTGGTTGTGGTATTTTTGTGTCTGTTTTTGTTTgcgttggcacctttcaacacccctcattatcacatttatccacgcaaccactcacttacactactgattacacacaccattgctAATTGTATTTAGTTTACTTTGGTTAATAAATATATTGTGTTAATCCTTATCTCCACGTCGTTTCCTTTTTGTAACGGGCttcgagccggttcgtgacaattGGGGGCTCATCTGGGGACATGAGGTTGCTTCCTAAACATTGTGGTGTATAGCACTTTGTTGCATTATGAAGGACTAATACTGGTGTCATTTGGCTTACTATTATGTGTGTTATGTTTGGGAGGACGTGGAGTTAATTTTAAACTCTGTAGGTGCTTTGTTTGCATCTTTTGTTACAGCTTGTTTGAGTTGTAATGTTTGGTGCCCAGTACTGGTTGCCTTTGTTTGTTTGGTAAACTT from Oncorhynchus tshawytscha isolate Ot180627B linkage group LG22, Otsh_v2.0, whole genome shotgun sequence carries:
- the LOC112222084 gene encoding tyrosine-protein kinase SRK3-like produces the protein MEVCCRGCMPCCSRLWNWIWPEFHYPNMTRPAEIPTISGDIRAPSPKKKPTQLYAALFDFEARSEEELTIKEGDKLSVIEKRGNYVLAKKLTGSMESGLVPATYVAILQDEFANHKWYYGNINRLKAEKLLLASQNKDGSFLVRISESHSDEYTISARNDGKVFHFRIQRSLIGAYFVSVKISFATLGELIQYYQKNSRSLGVPLDEPCAQQRELIDMEPWEHPREEFKLQRKLGEGHFGEVWEALWINQKKKVAIKMLKQEDTKQDEFVKEVQALKNLHHPKLIQLLALCSRGEPVYIVTELMTKGNLKSYLGTTEGHVLSSAHLIYMGSQVGEGMAYLEDRHIVHRDLAARNILVGDDLVCKVADFGLARIIKDSVYTASRSTKIPVRWTAPEAALYQRFSVKSDVWSFGVLLYEMMSRGKMPYDGKSNKEVLELLSTGYRLSCPSRCPPNIYRIMVECWNPEASKRPSFHALHSHLDTMYSRIYFKTIEV